From the genome of Athalia rosae chromosome 3, iyAthRosa1.1, whole genome shotgun sequence:
cagaaatttcgTAGTCCTCCACGTCCAGCAGATGATGTTATCAGATATTAGGAATCCGCCGTTGGATCTGAAGAACTCGGAAAGAATTTCCTGGACAGGAAACACTGAGGATATAAGACGTTGCAGTTACCTTCCGATTTGCGACCAGCCAACACCGCTTCCTGTATCACAGTACCTTCCGTCATTCGGTCGAACCATTCGAGACtacgaaaatgaataaaatgcaatgaaaaaatttgaaattgtagaaaatatcCAACTGTTACTTTTCAGAGTTTGAAATGGACAATACAGATCAATGAACACAATATGAAAAGGATCAATATTCAATTAACTTTACGGTAATtggttgataaaattttttacttaccTCGAAATCCCATCGATGATTTTATCCATACCGGTCTTCTGCTTTTTCGAATGACACGCGTTGGACACCATCgaacaaatgaatttcttcGTGCAAGGTGCGAGGTAAGAGTTTCccatgaaaatttgattcacaGCGTCGCCATAGTTCCAAGATTCATGACGAGCGTCATCAGATCCTGCGATAAGAcgtatttaataattttatctcgtAACGAGGGGAAGGGCTGAAtcacaaaaaacaagaaatcacTTATGAATGATTATATATATGAAACCTTAATTGGCTCATTGTACTTACGATAATTGGACGCCGGATGATGCTTATCGAATATCAAGGGTACGATCACCGTCGAGACTGCCGTGAATATTCCAGCAATAGTCAAGGCTTTTGCGTTTATATTGACCAACGATTGCGGGGCTCCATATCCTTGATCCAAAGGGATTGATAAAAATGGAATAGATAAATCCAAATCGATCTGTGAAAAGAATACtcatgttatttttcaatgtaatCAAAATAATTCCTACACATCAGAGTGTACCAGTCCGTTAAATTTTTGCAGTCGTTCAACCCTTCGGGAGGATGCCATAGAAATTCTTTGTTtcctaaatttttcaatttccatatcgagagaataagaagaaggaaatgaacaaaaacgaaacCCGTTCTCACACAGGACTAAAACATAGGTCAAATTACTCACCCCAAGACTATCGCCGTGAGTGTTAAAAGTGACGAATTTTGAATTGGGAAATGGAACAAAGGTCCGAGCATTTCTCGATGACTTTGTAACGTTGTCACTATTGACGAATATTACACAATTGAAGCAGACCGATGCGAAAAGCAATTTTACCcacgtttttatttcacgtttaccGCAATTCCAGTAACccatttcgtttatttctatttctatcgatcttttattttattttcgctttCTTCTGACAATTTCAATTGTTCTAGAGCTAATGCAGGGTAATTATCACCTAGAAGAG
Proteins encoded in this window:
- the LOC105686174 gene encoding uncharacterized protein LOC105686174 isoform X1; the encoded protein is MGYWNCGKREIKTWVKLLFASVCFNCVIFVNSDNVTKSSRNARTFVPFPNSKFVTFNTHGDSLGIDLDLSIPFLSIPLDQGYGAPQSLVNINAKALTIAGIFTAVSTVIVPLIFDKHHPASNYRSDDARHESWNYGDAVNQIFMGNSYLAPCTKKFICSMVSNACHSKKQKTGMDKIIDGISSLEWFDRMTEGTVIQEAVLAGRKSEGNCNVLYPQCFLSRKFFPSSSDPTADS
- the LOC105686174 gene encoding uncharacterized protein LOC105686174 isoform X2; this translates as MFETVTRDSLSRCSRAPRRAMMSVMWCSMPIDLDLSIPFLSIPLDQGYGAPQSLVNINAKALTIAGIFTAVSTVIVPLIFDKHHPASNYRSDDARHESWNYGDAVNQIFMGNSYLAPCTKKFICSMVSNACHSKKQKTGMDKIIDGISSLEWFDRMTEGTVIQEAVLAGRKSEGNCNVLYPQCFLSRKFFPSSSDPTADS